Within Bdellovibrio bacteriovorus HD100, the genomic segment TTCACAGGGCCTATTTGCAAGACTCTAGGTATGAAGCTTTGCTGCCTGATTATTCTTTCTTTGACTGCGCTGGGGCTTTCCTCCTGTTTCTGGAAGAAAGAAGACGGGCCCGTTGTGGAAGAAAAAGTCGTCAAAGTGCTCACTCCGAAGGCAGAAGATTCCGCCCCTAGAGATAAAAGTCTGGATGTGCTGGTGCGCTATCTGGCTGAAGCCGACGGTATTCATCGTGAGGCGTGGTGGGTTTTGACCGCAGCACGTCCCCCGATCAGCAAATCACCCTTTGGGAAAGTTCAAAGAGCATTGTTGGCCTCACAAAACATCAAACTGACCAACAAGTCGATGTTCCGCTGTGATCGTTATCTCGTGAAACGCGACGTGCTGGGGCTTTTGGGATACCCGCAAAAAGGCGAGGTCTTTGAAAAGTGCAGCGATAAAGCCGACGCCAAGCGCATTGCCAGTTTTGATGTTCCGAAAGAGGGCGAGCTGAATCTGATTTTTTACCCCGAGAATCTGCAGGAGGTCCTGGGTCTGGGGGCCGGCATATTGAACCGCCAGATTCACTGTTCACTGAAGGGGAAAGAAAAGCTTGAGAGCTTAAATTGCAAAGACTGGGCTCAAGATCGCACCAAAGAGCAAATGATCCGCCTGGATGTCTATGATTATCAAAAATCCGGTAAAAATCTGATTAAATTGCGCGGAAAAGTTTATGAGAATCTGACGGACATCCGCAAGATCGAAGCCGATGTTCCGATGGAAGGAAAGATCACCGTCACTGAAACGGAATTGTACGCGCCAGAAGAGCCACCTGTGGCTCCGGCACCGGCTCCTGGGGTAACACCTGCGCCGGGTGCGCCGAAGGCGGGTGGTCCTGTTTCGATGCCGTCAGGCCAGGCTCCTGCCAGCAATGAACCTCTGCACCCAAGGAATCCAGAGCTTGGAATGCCCGCGGGACGTGACGTGGATCCGGATGTGTTGTTGCAGCGTCAGCGCAGTCAGAACCCGGGAATGGACATGATTGAAGTGCCGCCTGAAAACGCGGACCCTTCGAATGAAGGTTTCCCGGAAGGCTATGATCCGAACAATCCGCCGGTGCCGGAGCCGCAAGACGAATCTCAGCAACAGCAATTGCCCCCTCAAGAACAACCACAAGGAATTCCCAATGGCCGCTAAAATTGAACTTGGTAAAAAAGTCCCTAACTTCAAAATCCCATCCTCCAGCGGAGAGACATTGAGTCTGTCTTCGTTGAAGGGGAAAAAGGTCGTGCTTTATTTTTACCCGAAGGACAGCACTCCGGGCTGCACGATAGAAGGCATTGAATTCAACGATCTTCTGGCGCAATTTAAAAAGCAAAATGCCGTGGTCTTTGGTGTTTCCCGCGACAGTCTGAAGTCCCATGACAAGTTCATCTGCAAGTATGATTTCAAGTTTGAACTTTTGTCCGACGAAGATGAAGAGCTGTGCCAGCTGTTTGATGTCATCAAAGAAAAGAACATGTACGGCAAGAAAGTGATGGGCATTGAGCGCAGCACGTTCGTGATCGACGAAGATCAGAAACTGGTCGGGGAGTTCCGTAAAATTAAAGCACAGGGCCATGCGGCCGAGATGCTGAAATTCATCAAAGATTTGTAAATGAAGAAATGAAAAAGGGCTCCGGAGGGAGCCCTTTTAGTTACTCCAGCACTGTCCGGGCAGGGCCGGATTAGTGTTTGGTACTATCCGCAGCCTGCACCATCAGTTCCGCGATCTGCTGAGAGAACTTCACTGGGTCGGGAAGGTTGGAGCCTTCGGTCAGCAAAGCCTGGGCATAAAGGATTTCCGCCCATTTGGTTTGCTGCTCTGGAGAAGCCTTCAGCATCTTTTCAAACACCGGGTGGTTCGGGTTGATCTCCATGATGCGTTTGACCTGCTGACCCGCGTACTCTTTCCCCATTTGCGCCATCAGTTTTTGCATGTGTGCGGAAGGGTCGGCAGAAGAAGCCACCAGACACGCTGGGGTGTTCGTTAAGCGGTCTGAAAGAACCACGTCTTTCACATCGCTTTCCAAAGTCTTCTTCATGGATTCCAATACAGGTTTCAAAGTGACTTCGGCCTGTTTCTTTTCCTGTTCCTTTTGCTGTTTTTCTTCAGCCGTGTCCAGGTCCAGACCTTCACGCATGATGGATTGCAGTTTTTTGCCTTTGAATTCACTCAAAGCATCGACAACCCATTCGTCCACCGGATCCACCAGCAACAGAACCTCAAAGCCTTTTTCTTTCAGCTTCTCAAGGTACGGGCTGTTTGAAACCTGGGAAAGGGAATCGCCCGTAATATAGTAAATATCCTTCTGGGTTTCTTTCATGCGCGCCACGTATTCATCCATAGTCGTCATCTTGTCAGAGGACGTGGAGTGGAACAGCAACAGATCCTGAAGCTTTTCTTTGTTAGCCGCGTCGGACGGCAGACCTTCTTTCAAAGTCGCACCAAATTCAGTCCAGAAGTCTTCATAAGCTGAGCGCTCTTTGGTCAAAAGATCTTTCAAAGTGGAAAGAGCCTTATTGGTCACGTTCTTGCGGATCTGCGTGACCTGACGGTCCTGCTGAAGCAATTCACGGGATACGTTCAAAGACAAATCACTGCTGTCCACCAGGCCTTTTACAAAACGCAGGTAAGGAGGCAGAAGGTCTTTGCAGTCAGCCATGATAAACACACGCTTGATGTAAAGGCTCAGGCCGTATTCCATGTCGCGCATGTTGTAGTTCCATGGCTTTTTGCCAGGAACATAAAGAAGGGCATTGAATTCCATCGTGCCTTCCGCGCGATAGTGAACCGTGCGCAGAGGCTCGTTCCAGTCATGGGTCAAATGCTGATAGAATTCCTTGTATTCTTCTTTGGTCACTTCGGATGGGGATTTCAACCAAAGAGCTTTTTGCGAGTTCAGTGTTTCTTCTTCCGTTTCGCCCATCATCTTGATTGGGTGAGCGATAAAGTCAGAATACTTTTTCACCAGGGATTTCAGGACCCACTTGTCGGTGAAATTCTGGACTTCGTCTTCTTCCTTGAAGTCCTTCATGTGCAAAGTGATGGTGGTGCCAGTGCCTTCCGGACGGGGAACGCTGTCCAGTGAATATGTTCCATCCCCCATGGATTCCCACACCGTGCCGTCATTGCTGCCAGCTTTTTGTGTGTGCAGGGTCACGCGGTCCGCGACCATAAAAGCAGAATAGAAGCCCACACCGAATTGACCGATCAGTTCCGGTTTGGTCTTCATTTCCGCATTCATCTGCATGAAGGCTTTGGCGCCGGAACGGGCGATGGTGCCGATGAACTCGACAACTTCTTCCTGGGTCATGCCGATACCGTTATCGATGATCTTCAGGGTCTTGGTCTCAGAGTTTGGCTCCAGGCGGATCGCCGGCTGCCAGTTTTCCGGAAGCAAAGACGGGTGAGTCAAAGAGTTGAATTTCAGTTTGTCGATCGCATCAGACGCGTTGGACAAAAGTTCGCGCAAAAAGATCTCTTTGTGCGAATAAAGGGAGTGGATCACGATATCCAGAAGTTGTTTGATTTCAGCGTTAAAGTTTTGAACCTGCTTGGCCATGGTTTCTCCTTAATGCAGTCAATTTGGGGCCGGGGGCCCGGTTTGGCAAGGTCAGGTGCCGGTATTTCTTATGGGAAATCTAAAAAAGTTCGATTGGTCCGGGCAGGAAGCTTTGTGTTATTGTCATTTTTATGAGCTTTGACCTGTCTTTCAGCCTCATTCTTGTTTTCGCCACCCCGGCGACCACCCCGTAGGGGTCTATAATCTATTGGCCGCCCAACTGGCGGCCCCGACGCATTTTTCCATATTTTTATAAAATTTTAAGATCCGCTGAAGCGGAGAGAGATTTATTTATGTCTTCCTTTAAAAAAGGACAGGCCGGGTCCTGTCATGTCCAAAAAGATCATCGTGAGTTGAATCAGTATCTTTCGTATTTCCATAGTGATGAATCCATCGGCGCAGGGCTGCCATTGTGGCTTCCTGCCGGGGTGGTGATTCGTGATGAGCTTGAAAAGCTGGCGCGGGAATTGGAATTCCTGGCCGGGTACCAGCGTGTGGTCAGCCCGCATCTGGCCAAAGAGGATCTTTATCATCAGTCCGGGCATCTGCCTTACTACGAAGATTCCATGTATCCATCGATGGATCTTGAAAACGTGCGCTATCGTTTAAGGCCCATGTGCTGCCCGCATCATCACAAAATTTTTTCAGCCAAATTGCACAGCTATCGCGAACTGCCGTTGCGGTTGGCGGAATACGGTCAGGTCTATCGTTACGAGGGCTCCGGGGCGCTTTCCGGGCTGATGCGGGTCCGCGGTCTTTGTCAGAACGATGCGCATCTTTACGTGCGACAAAATCAGGTGAAAGTCGAGATTCACAAGGTGCTTGAGATGTACCAGAAGGCTTACCGGATCTTGGGGATCTCCGATTACCGCCTGCGCCTGTCCCGCGGTGTGGAGGCTGAAGAGGCT encodes:
- a CDS encoding peroxiredoxin produces the protein MAAKIELGKKVPNFKIPSSSGETLSLSSLKGKKVVLYFYPKDSTPGCTIEGIEFNDLLAQFKKQNAVVFGVSRDSLKSHDKFICKYDFKFELLSDEDEELCQLFDVIKEKNMYGKKVMGIERSTFVIDEDQKLVGEFRKIKAQGHAAEMLKFIKDL
- the htpG gene encoding molecular chaperone HtpG, giving the protein MAKQVQNFNAEIKQLLDIVIHSLYSHKEIFLRELLSNASDAIDKLKFNSLTHPSLLPENWQPAIRLEPNSETKTLKIIDNGIGMTQEEVVEFIGTIARSGAKAFMQMNAEMKTKPELIGQFGVGFYSAFMVADRVTLHTQKAGSNDGTVWESMGDGTYSLDSVPRPEGTGTTITLHMKDFKEEDEVQNFTDKWVLKSLVKKYSDFIAHPIKMMGETEEETLNSQKALWLKSPSEVTKEEYKEFYQHLTHDWNEPLRTVHYRAEGTMEFNALLYVPGKKPWNYNMRDMEYGLSLYIKRVFIMADCKDLLPPYLRFVKGLVDSSDLSLNVSRELLQQDRQVTQIRKNVTNKALSTLKDLLTKERSAYEDFWTEFGATLKEGLPSDAANKEKLQDLLLFHSTSSDKMTTMDEYVARMKETQKDIYYITGDSLSQVSNSPYLEKLKEKGFEVLLLVDPVDEWVVDALSEFKGKKLQSIMREGLDLDTAEEKQQKEQEKKQAEVTLKPVLESMKKTLESDVKDVVLSDRLTNTPACLVASSADPSAHMQKLMAQMGKEYAGQQVKRIMEINPNHPVFEKMLKASPEQQTKWAEILYAQALLTEGSNLPDPVKFSQQIAELMVQAADSTKH